The following proteins are co-located in the Mus caroli chromosome 7, CAROLI_EIJ_v1.1, whole genome shotgun sequence genome:
- the Zg16 gene encoding zymogen granule membrane protein 16 — protein MLAVALLVLLCASASANSIQSRTSSYSGEYGGKGGKRFSHSGNQLDGPITAFRVRVNRYYIVGLQVRYGTVWSDYVGGTQGDLEEIFLHPGESVIQVSGKYKSYVKQMIFMTDKGRYLPFGKDSGTSFNAVPLHPNTVLRFISGRSGSAIDSISLHWDTYPSHCNTC, from the exons ATGTTGGCCGTCGCCCTCTTAGTCCTTCTTTGTGCCTCGGCCTCTGCTAATTCCA TTCAGTCCAGGACCTCCTCTTACAGTGGAGAGTATGGAGGTAAAGGAGGAAAGCGATTCTCTCATTCTGGAAACCAGCTGGACGGCCCCATCACCGCCTTCCGTGTCCGGGTCAACAGATACTACATCGTAGG TCTCCAGGTGCGCTATGGCACAGTGTGGAGTGACTATGTAGGTGGCACACAGGGAGACCTGGAGGAGATCTTTCTGCACCCCGGGGAATCTGTGATCCAGGTGTCTGGCAAGTACAAATCGTACGTGAAGCAGATGATCTTCATGACGGACAAGGGCCGCTACCTGCCTTTTGGAAAAGACTCAGGCACAAGTTTCAACGCTGTTCCCTTGCATCCCAACACTGTCCTCCGTTTCATTAGTGGGCGATCTGGCTCTGCCATAGATTCTATTAGCCTGCATTGGGATACCTACCCTAGTCACTGCAACACTTGCTGA